The DNA window TCCTTTGCGGGCTCGTCACGCAGCGGCACCTTGAGCTCGTCGAGCGCCTTCTCGCGGCGCTGCTCCATCTCCTTCAACTGCTTCTGCTGCACGTCCTGCTGTTTCGCCCGCAGCTGCTCGATCTGCTCGATAATCTTCGCCCTGTGCTCGGCGGGAATGTTGGGGTCTTCCTGCAGCTTCTCCAGCACCTTCTCCATCGCCTTCACCTGCGCTTCGGCGACCTTCTGTTCAACCTGAACACCGCCGGCGAAACCCCGGGGATTTCCGCCGTTGATGAAGACCTGGCCCTGAAATCCGGCATTGCCCCCCAGCTGGATGGTGAACGCGCCGCCCGGCCCGCCGTTGTTGTACTTCTCGTAAAGCGCGAACGCCTCCGGGTTTTCCTTCTTCAGCTCGTCGGCGTCCTTGGCTCTGTAGGTTTCGGTGACGGGCTTGTCGTCTTCAACGCCGGTCACGTCGAGGACGATGCCCTCGGGCCCCTGGCGGATCTTGATCTTGTAGCCGTTGTCGTCGACATCGACATTCCGCTGCCCGTTCACCATCGACACGCTGACGCTCTGGCGATGGGCGTTGCCGTCCTTCGCCGGGGCGGCGGGGGGGAGACGACGCTCGGCCTTGCGGATCAGGCTGCGCACCCGGGCGCGAACCTCGGGGTCGTCGGCGTCCTTCGATTGCTTGAGTGTCGGCACGGCCGACTTGCCCAGCTCCAGCAGCTTCTTCGAAGCCGCTTCGCGTATTGCCGGTTCACCGCTCCCGAGCTGGTCGATCAGCGCCACCACGGCCGGGTCCACCGGCTGCGGCTTTTCCGCTGCCGGCTGCACGTCCGGCGCCGGGGCGGCAGGGGCCTTGTCCACGTCTGCCGCCCGCACCCCGGCGGTCGCGAGGCCCAGGAGTGTGAAACCCGTCAACGCCAATCGAAACGTGCGCATGTTCGTTCCTTTCTGATCTAGATATTCGGGAGCACTGCCGATCGGCAATGCCGTGCCATCTAGGACGCTTCCCGACGCAATTTCCAACAGCGCCATGCAATTGATTGCCCGAGGCACACAGCGTCGCGATCGCAGCCGGCCGGCGCGGCGGAATGGGTCTCGATTCGGTGGCCAGATTTAATAGGATTCTGACCGAAATCCTGATGGCCTATCGACAAAAGCGACGCTAGTGTACCACGCCCGGTCGCGGAGCGGCCGGCATTCTCAGTGAAGCCCCTCGGCACGGAGCCCAATTGCAGTTCCAGAACCGGTCGCAGACGACCGCCCTTCAACCCACAGTCGAGCAACTGGAATCGCGGCGGCTTTGCGCCGTGAATCCCACCGTGGTGGACGTCGCGGTCTACTACACGCCCGCCGCCCGCAACAGCGTCGGCGGGGTCGAGAACCTTTCGCATCGTCTCGATCGCGCGATCGCCGATACCAACGTCATCCTCGCCAACAGCCGCATCGACGCGACCGTCCGCCTCGTCTGGTTCGGCGAGACCTCGTACAAGGAATCCGGCACCCTCGCGACCGATCTCGGCCGGCTGCAGAACCCTGCCGACGGATACCTCGATGCGGTGCATGCCCAACGCACCAGCCGCGGGGCCGACCTGGTTCATCTGCTGGTCGCCGACGGCGACGACGGCGGCCGGGCCTACCAGTTGGACGACCCCTCCAAGTCCTGGTCGGAGTTCGGTTTCGCCGTCTCGCAGGCACGCTATACCAATATCGAGTACATCTTCGCCCACGAGACCATGCACAACAGCGGTGCCGGTCACGATGACACCGACACCGGCAAACGCCAGATCCCTTACGCTTACGGCCTGGGCGTCAAGACCGGCACGCAGACCGTTCACACCCTGATGGGACCGGGCACCCGACTGCCGTACCTGTCGAGTCCGGACCTGAGCTGGCGTGGCCAGCCCCTCGGTATCGCGGCGGGTTCGACGCAGGCGGCGCGTCTCGGACACGCGGCCGACAACGCCCGCGTGGTTCGCGAGTTCCTGCCCCGCGTCGCCGCTCACCGCTCCACCTTCGTCACCGACGCCACGCCGCCCGCCGCCCGCCTGATACAGTCCTGGGTCGATAGCTCCGGCAAAACACTCAGCATCCAGGTGGCACTGGCCGACGATTCGGCGATCAACGTCAGCACGCTCGGCAACACCGACCTGCGAATCACCGGGCCCAACGGCTTCAGCAAGGCCGCCACCTTTGCCGCCGTCGATCGCGCCACCAACGGGTCGCAGCGACTCGCCCGCTACAAGGTAGACCTGACCGGCTACCCCGCCGACCCCGCGCTCTATACCGCCACCCTCAACAGCGGGCAGATCGCCGACATTGGCGGTCGCACGGTCGCCGGGGGCACGCTCGGGCTTTCAGGGGGCGTTACCCGCTTCGGCGACCGCGCGGGGCCCAATCTGCAGACGTCCCTCGAACTGGGCGCCGTCGACGGCATGAGCCGCGTCATCACCGACGGCATCGGCGACGTCGATCCCCTCAACTTCTACCGGTTCTCGCTCAAGACCGCCGGCACGATCACTGCCCGCCTCGCCGGCCTCTCCGACAACGCGAACCTCTTCCTGGTGAAGGACACCGACGCCAACGGCGAAGTCGATTCCGGCGAAATGCTGGCATCGAGCACCAACGCCGGCACGTCGGTCGAGCAGGTCAGCCGGTCGCTGTCGGCGGGGGTGTATTACCTCTGGGTCACGCCCGCCGGCGGGGCGGTCACGAATTACACCCTGTCGCTCAAGGCAACAGCCGCTGGTCCGGGGTCGCCCCCCAGCCAACCCCCGCCCACGGTCAATGGCAGCATCCGCGGGCTCGCCTGGCGCGACAACAATGCCAACGGCGTGCAGGACAGCTGGGAAATCGGCCTGTCCGGGTGGTCCGTGTATGCCGACGTCAACGGCAACGGCGTCTACGACTCGGCCGACGCCCGCGCGACGACCGATTCGACCGGTGCCTACACGCTGACCAGCCTGCCGCCCGCAAACTACACCGTTCGTTCGATCGATCAGTCCGGCTATCGCCGAACCACACCGGCTTCGACCAGCGTCGCCGTCGCGGCGGGGCAGTCGGTTATTGGCATCAACTTCGGGCATACGCCTCGCGTGCTAATCAGCGGCGTCGTCTACACCGACACCAACCGCAATCAGGTCCGCGACGCCGCCGAAACCGGGCAGGGGGGCTGGACCGTCTATCGCGATGCCAACAATAACAGTCGGTTCGACGCCGGCGAATCCGCCTCGGTCACCGATGCCTCCGGCTACTGGTCCATCAAAGACGCACTGCCCGGAACGTTCGTCGTGCGACTGATCGCCCGCCCCGGCTACAGCAGTGCCCCCGGCGGCTGGACGCTCGACCTCACGTCCGGACAAACATCCACCGGAAGAAACTTCGGCGTTCGAGCCGGGGCCTGACGGGCGACCCGGAGAACACGAAGGCGCGAAGGCACGAAGAAGGCACGAAGAAAAAGCCAGGCTTTGTCTGAAAACCTGATTGGTGTGCCATGCCCACGCCTGGATATCACTTTTGAATCGAGAGAGGCTCTGCCGCGTGGGCATGCGATCACGCGGAACTGTGTCGCCCGCACATGCCCACGCGGGGGACAGTTCTAGAGGTCCAATGCCGCAGCCCGGCGTGGGCATGGCACACCACTTTTCAGACAGAGCCTGACAAAGAGGGGTGCCCGGGCCTTCGCGACCTCTTCGCGGCTTCGCGCCTTCGTGTTCTCTTCACTTCGGACTGCCGGCAACGCGACTCGCGCATCAATCTGCTTGCCGATTCCGCCCTGTCTTGCCGGTCTTTGGTTCGCGGCGAAAAGTGCCGAACGAACCCGCGACGCCATTGCCGAACGAACCCGACGCAAGGGTACTGAAGGCACCCATCGCCCGCGTCCCTTCCCGCCCCGACAAGTCTGTTTTGTCCGCCCGGTCTGTTTTCCCCACCACGTCTGTTTTCCCCGCCACCTCTGTTTTGCCGAACGAACCCGGCGCGAGCGTCCGTGTCGAACCCGGCTCCGGCAATCCGGCTTCCGCCCGACCCTCGCCCCGCGCCGGTTTAGCGGTCGCACCGCAGGTGCACTCCGACCGCACCCCCTTCGATGTGCCGACGGATGACGACGCACCGCCCGATTCCGCTTCACAAACGTTGGGTGTCACCTCACAAACCTCGGCAGGCGACTGCTCGCGTGCGGCTGTACCCCGGCCGTGGGGATTGAGCCCCTGCAACAGCCGAAGTTCGCGCAGGCAGGCCCGCAGCGATCGTTCCAACCGGGTTTCGTAGCGTTGCACGCGGTCGAACACGCCGTCGTCCGCCGCGCCGATCAGTTCATAGATCAGGTCGCCGAGCGCGCCCAGTTCCAGGTCCGGGTCGCCACGGGCTTCGCGCCGGCCGCCGTGGATTTGCGCTTCGATGACCGGAATGCGCCGCAGTTTCCACGCCATCTCCGCGGCCCGCTCGGCGAGATTTTTCTGCACCGTTCCGACGGCGTGCAGCTCGCGCCGGTAGTCGTCCACAAACGCCTCGTACTCGGCCGGGTCTTCGTCCGGCGTCAGCAGGCCGCGGGCACAAAGCCCGTGTCGCAGCGCGTTCAGCCGGGACTGCGCCTTGCCTTCGTCGGTGACCGGCCCGCGCGACTTGGCGCCGTTCACCTTCGCCTGCTCGGACCGCGACAGCCGAGGCGAAGCGACCGGCGGCGTAGCGACCGGCGGCGGGGCGTCGGACGGTGGGGCGGTGAGCGGCGGGGCGGCGACTGCTGGAGCGGTGACTGGCGAGGCGGTGACTGGTGGCGGCGCAGCGGCAGTGGTGCCGGCCGGAGGCGGGGCGGACATGCCGGTCGCAACGGCCCCACCGGCCGGAGCGCTCGCAGCGGCACCGGCCTGCCCCGCCACGCGTAGCTTCACGGGCTTCACACCCGCCACCGGCAGGGCCGTCGTACACCCCGGCCAGTGCCGCCGGGCTTCAGGCGGCAGGGCCGAAAGAATCGCGGCGAGCTGCGACTCGGAAAACGACGATGGACCCGCCGCGAACGCCGCGCACGAACCGTTCGAGGACGCAAAAGTAACAGACATGGGAGTCTCCTTTCCCCGCCGACGTGCGGCGGGCCTGGTTGCCATGTTTGTATTTTGTACGGTATGCGGAAATTGTCCAGAAGAATCCGGGTTCGCGGTGCCCTTTTCGGTCCGACCAGCCAGCAGATGAACGCCAAGACGCCAAAGCGCCAAGAATCCCAATGCCGCCTCTGATCGTCCTTGGCTTCTCCGCGGCTTGGCGTTCATCTCATTCTTCGGCCCGACCGCATAGGTCTCCGGAATACCATGGTGTCAGCGCGAAGTTCCACACTCAGGGCAGCGGACTGGTGACGCTCGCATGTCGTACCCGCAGGTGAGGCAGAGTCCTTGTTCGCGGCGAAGCGTGCGAATCTCATCCGGCGTACGGACTCTCCACCGGCGGACGTATGAATTGATGATCGAGTAGAGCAAGAGCAGCGGGCGGCGACGGAGGAGACGGCAACTCGGCCTTTTGCATGCAACCCCGGTATGCCAATGCCAGAAGCAGGAGAGTGGTCCGCATATCGCGGGATTCTTCCGGAGGTCGCGAGCGGGCGGGAACATCTCAGTGGCGGCAGTTGGTGGGGTTGTTTGAGTGAACTTCCCGCAGGGTATGCTATCGAGCGATGCTTCGCCGCTTGTTCATGTTCCTGTCGGCGCTTTCCGTGGTAGTTTGCCTGGCAACGTCCGCGATGTGGCTAAGGAGTTACGGCCACAAAGATTCGGTCTCAATGTGGCCAACACCGTTCCGCGGCGTGTGCGTTACATCTTGGGAAGGACAAATCCTGTGGAAGGGCAGGACAGAGGCATTCAATGCTTACCATCCACGACGCGAGTCGGAAGTTGCGACTATTCCGTACGCAAATCTCGGCGACGACACCTTGATGGTCGACGTGTTCCTATCGGAGAACAGTATTCGTGAGTGGGAATTCTTCGATAGAAGCCGGTCCGGTTTTCTCTCCAAGTTGGGGATCGATTGGGCCAGCGCTGAGCGTAATCATCCCGGGATGGGAATCCCGGACTGGGACCGGCGCTACTGGGTTTGGTATGCCGCGACTCGGCACCAGACGTTGGTCGTGGTGACTTCAATCCTTCCGATGGCATGGTTCATCGGCGTGTGGCGCAGGCGGCGATTGCGATCGCGGATCGGTCTCTGTCCGACCTGCAGCTACGATTTGCGTGCCTCGCCCGAACGGTGTCCGGAGTGCGGGACGACGGTCGGCGGGAAGGGCATCTGCAGGGGTGGGCGATGAAATTGCGACCTCGCTGATGGGGTTGAGCCGGGCGCACGGGGCTCCGGCGTACCGGCGACCCTTGGCACAATCATTGACCTAAACATCGTCGGTTTTCGACCCCGGCGGGGTCATAGCGATTAGCCGGGGGTCGCGCAGCGCACCCCCGGTGTGGTGCGATAATGCCGACGACCCTGGAAGGGTCGCAGCCCCGCGGCTACCGATTGGCCCACCAAGTCCCGAAAATATGGTCTCGCGTCGCCCCGCCGGCGTGGCATCGAACGCACGTGGCGATGCGTCCCGACTCGACCTTGTCCGATCCTTTTGCGACGTAGAAATACTCCCAGTCGCCGCCGGCGGGGTCGTAGCCGG is part of the Humisphaera borealis genome and encodes:
- a CDS encoding OmpH family outer membrane protein, giving the protein MRTFRLALTGFTLLGLATAGVRAADVDKAPAAPAPDVQPAAEKPQPVDPAVVALIDQLGSGEPAIREAASKKLLELGKSAVPTLKQSKDADDPEVRARVRSLIRKAERRLPPAAPAKDGNAHRQSVSVSMVNGQRNVDVDDNGYKIKIRQGPEGIVLDVTGVEDDKPVTETYRAKDADELKKENPEAFALYEKYNNGGPGGAFTIQLGGNAGFQGQVFINGGNPRGFAGGVQVEQKVAEAQVKAMEKVLEKLQEDPNIPAEHRAKIIEQIEQLRAKQQDVQQKQLKEMEQRREKALDELKVPLRDEPAKDGPAKDAKKD
- a CDS encoding SdrD B-like domain-containing protein, whose amino-acid sequence is MQFQNRSQTTALQPTVEQLESRRLCAVNPTVVDVAVYYTPAARNSVGGVENLSHRLDRAIADTNVILANSRIDATVRLVWFGETSYKESGTLATDLGRLQNPADGYLDAVHAQRTSRGADLVHLLVADGDDGGRAYQLDDPSKSWSEFGFAVSQARYTNIEYIFAHETMHNSGAGHDDTDTGKRQIPYAYGLGVKTGTQTVHTLMGPGTRLPYLSSPDLSWRGQPLGIAAGSTQAARLGHAADNARVVREFLPRVAAHRSTFVTDATPPAARLIQSWVDSSGKTLSIQVALADDSAINVSTLGNTDLRITGPNGFSKAATFAAVDRATNGSQRLARYKVDLTGYPADPALYTATLNSGQIADIGGRTVAGGTLGLSGGVTRFGDRAGPNLQTSLELGAVDGMSRVITDGIGDVDPLNFYRFSLKTAGTITARLAGLSDNANLFLVKDTDANGEVDSGEMLASSTNAGTSVEQVSRSLSAGVYYLWVTPAGGAVTNYTLSLKATAAGPGSPPSQPPPTVNGSIRGLAWRDNNANGVQDSWEIGLSGWSVYADVNGNGVYDSADARATTDSTGAYTLTSLPPANYTVRSIDQSGYRRTTPASTSVAVAAGQSVIGINFGHTPRVLISGVVYTDTNRNQVRDAAETGQGGWTVYRDANNNSRFDAGESASVTDASGYWSIKDALPGTFVVRLIARPGYSSAPGGWTLDLTSGQTSTGRNFGVRAGA